DNA sequence from the Acidothermus cellulolyticus 11B genome:
CCAGTCGTCCTTGAGCAGCCGGAGCTCGGCCAGCAGCGTCGCGAGCGACCGGTCGTCGGGGTGAGGCGGCACGACGGCGTCCACCCGCGGGTCGTGACCGCGCAGGACGACGGTCCGGCTCTCCTCGCTTCGCTGGAGACGTTCGATGCATTCCTCCAGCGGTGCCGTGGCAATGTCCAACTGACGTTCCAGGTCGCGGAGACTGGGTTGCGGGCCGGTCCACAATTCGCCGTACTGCCGGTCCCGGAAGAATTCGTCGCTGTCATGCCGGGATTTCGGCGCCCGTGCGTAGAGCACGGCGTCGGTGTCGTCCAGGACGAGGACGGCGTCGGGCAGGTTAGCGCCGACCAGCCACCAGAAGTCGCTGGACGCGCGGAACGGATACGCGACGTCGTTGTTCCGGGTCTTTGGCGCGCCGGCGGGGACGACGATTGTCCGTCCCGGCAGGGCGTGCTGGAGGGCGCGGCGGCGCCGGGCGGCGTACCGCGCAACCGCCGCGACGGGACCGGCGTCACTGGTCCTAGGCGCCCAGCCTTGCCGCATGAACTCGACCAGCGCTGCGGACGGCTCGCTGTCGTGGCTGGCCGTTGCGGGCGGCCGGGGCTCGGTTGACGTGGTCGGCGCAGCGTCCGGAGCGGGTGGGTGACGTCGGTCAGTTGACGTCGCCGGAGCGGGATCGGCAGTCATGTGTCCATGGAACACCATGCCCGCTGACCCGGCCAGGCAGCCGACTGCTGAGCCGGCCGGGTCACCGAGACGCGAGCCGTGACAGCGTCGTCGCCCCAGCCGCGACCGTGCGCGGGTCACCCAGCCGCGACCGTGCGCGGGGCACCCAGCCGCGACCGTGCGCGGGGCACCCAGTCGCGACGGTGCGCGGGGCACCCGATGCCCGGTAACGTGGCCATCCGTGACCACGACGTCGCCGGTGAGCCCGCCCCTCGTCTTATTGCCGGCCTTCCCCTTCACCGCCCGGATGTGGGACCGGGTGCGGCCGCTGCTGGCGGCGACCGGGGTGGACGTCGTGACTCCCGACTACCGGGGGGCGCACGATCCGGCGCAGCTGGACGGCGTCGAACCGTCGCTCGACGTGCTCGCCGACGACGTCGTCACGCTGCTCGATGACCGCGGCGTCGGCCAAGCGATTGTCGGCGGGGTCTCGATGGGCGGTTACGTGACGATGGCGCTGGCCCGTCGTCATCCCGAGCGGCTTGCCGGGGTGATTCTGGCCGACACGCGGGCGACCGCCGACGACGAGACGACGCGGGCCAACCGGCTTGCGATAGCGGCGCAGCTGGAGGCCGACGGCCGGGTTGACGTGTTGGTGGAGAAGACCCTTCCCGGGCTCCCGGGTGCGACGACCAAGGCGGAGCGGCCGGAACTGCTGGCGGAACTGCAGGCCATCACCGCCTCGGTGCCTGCGGTGACCGCGGCGTGGTGGCAGCGGGCGATGGCAGTCCGGCCCGATTCGACCGAGACGCTTCGCCGGCTTCGCGTACCGGCCCTGGTCATCGTCGGAGCCGAGGACGTCGTCTCGCCTCCTGATGCCGCCGCAGCGATGGCCATGGCGGTGCCCGACGGACGGCTCGTGACGATCCCGGCCGCCGGGCATCTCACGCCCATAGAGGCCCCGGAACTGTTCGCTGGCGCGGTCGCCGGCTTTGTCACCGAACTGGTGAGCGCTGCTCGATGACCTGCTTTCCCTTGTCGACCCAGTGGTCGAATGCCCCGGATTGGTAGGCAACGAAGGCGCCGGCGACGATCAAGGCGATGAGGGCGAGCCCGATGAGTTTGCGCAGCAGGGCGATGAGCGCGAGTACCGCGAAAATCACGATGACCGGAATGGTGAAGCTGAGCTTGGGGACCGGCAGAACGCGGGCGGCCGCGGCCGGGAGGTGAGCGGCTGACGCCGCAAGGTGGGTCACCAGCATGCCTCGTATGATCGCAGATCTTTGCTGCCGCGCAAAGGGTGACAAGCGGGTCACCTGCGACAGAGGGGTGTCAGCGACTCCACGCGGTAGGGTCGCGTTATGGCCGTCATCGTGGCCGGGGCGCGCACGCCTATCGGCCGGCTCCTCGGCAGTCTTGCCGAGCTTTCCGCCGTCCAGCTCGGTGGAGCCGCCATTCGCGCCGCGCTCGAGCGGGGCGGGGCGCCGCCGTCCGAGGTGGATTACGTCATCATGGGCCAGGTGTTGCAAGCCGGGGCGGGGCAAATTCCCGCCCGGCAAGCGGCGGTGGCGGCGGGAATTCCGCTGACCGTGCCCGCCCTCACCCTCAACAAGGTCTGTCTCTCCGGTCTGAATGCCATTGCGCTGGCCGGGCAACTGGCCGACGCGGGTGAGTGCGACGTCATCGTGGCTGGCGGGATGGAATCGATGACGAATGCGCCTCATCTGCTGCCCGGATTGCGTCGCGGTCTGCGGTACGGCGACGGCAAGCTCCTGGACGCGATGGCTGTCGACGGACTGGTCGATGCCTTCGACCACCTGTCGATGGGTGAATCGACCGAACGCCACAATGCGCGGTACGGCATCACGCGGGAGGCGCAGGATGCTTTTGCCGCCCGTTCGCATCAGCTCGCCGCCGCGGCCCGTGACAGCGGTCGCTTTGACGCCGAGATCGTGCCGGTGCCGGTGCCGTCTCGGCGCGGCGAATCCCGCATCGTGCAGACGGATGAGGGGATTCGGCCCGAGACGACGCCGGAAATTCTGGCGAAACTGCCCCCGGCGTTCACCCCGGACGGGACGATAACCGCGGGAAGTTCCTCGCAGATTTCGGACGGCGCCTGCGCGGTCATCGTGGCGAACCGGCGGGTCGCCGAAGCGCGCGGCTGGCCGATTCTGGCCGAAATCGGCGCGCACGGAATGGTCGCGGGGCCGGACAACTCCCTCCATTCGCAACCGGCACGTGCGATTGTGCGCGCGCTGAACCGCGACGGTCTGCGCGTCGATGACGTCGCGCTCTTCGAAATCAATGAGGCCTTTGCCGCCGTCGTCCTCGCCTCGATGCACGAGCTTGGTGTCGATGAGGAGAAGGTGAACGTCAACGGCGGGGCCATCGCGCTCGGTCACCCGATCGGCGCCTCGGGTGCCCGGCTTGTCCTCCACCTTGCTCTGGAATTGCGCCGCCGCGGCGGCGGAATCGGCGTCGCCGGACTCTGCGGCGGCGGGGGGCAGGGTGACGCCCTTGTCCTTCGGGTCTTCCCTTGAGGTGATGGAGATCCCGGCGGCCGCGCGTGGCGCCGCACTGCAGCGGACGGTCGCCGCCGCGCGGACCGGCGACCCGCGCGCGATCGGCCGTCTGCTGTCGCTTGTTGAGAACACCGACCCGGTCTGCGATGACGCACCGCTTCAGGCGCTCTGGTCGGCATTTCCACGGCCGCTGGCGTGCGGTTACGTCCTTGGCGTCACCGGTGCGCCGGGTGTCGGGAAATCCACGCTGGTTGCGGCGCTCATCGCGGCTTTCCGGCGCGACGGGATGCGGGTCGGCGTCTTGGCTGTCGATCCGTCGTCTCCGTTCACCGGCGGGGCATTGCTGGGTGACCGGATCCGCATGCACGCGCATACGACCGATCCCGGGGTTTTCCTCCGGTCGATGGCCGCACGAGGCCACCTGGGCGGACTGGCCCCGGCGACGCCGATGGCGATCCGGCTTCTGGAGGCACTCGGTTTCGACGTCGTCCTCGTGGAGACCGTCGGCGTCGGCCAGGGTGAAATCGCCGTGGCCCGCGCGGTCGACACCACGCTGGTCGTGACCGCCCCCGGTCTGGGTGATGCGGTGCAAGCAGCGAAGGCCGGCGTCCTGGAAATCGCCGATATCTTCGTCGCCAACAAGGCGGATCATCCCGGCGCGGACCAGACCGTCCGTGAGCTGCGCCAGACGCTGGCGGTGGAATCGAGTGGTCCGGACGGCTGGCGGCGGCCGGTGGTCCGCACGGTGGCAACGCGTGGCGACATCGATGAGCTCGTTGATGCGGTGCGCCGGCATCGCGATCGGCTCGCGCAGGGCGGCGGGCGTGACCGGCGACGGCGACGGGCGGCGGACGACGTCCGCGCGCTGGTTTTTCGCCACTATGCGGGCCGGTTGACCGAGGTGATGACCGGTGCTGAATTTGACGCACTGGCGGATCGGGTCGCGGCCGGCGAGCTCGATCTGCTGACGGCGGTGCGGGCGGTGCTCGCCGACACGCGTGCCGCGGTGGCGCGGGCCGTTTCGCCGCCGGCGACGTCGTGAGAGCGGAAGAGGCCGAGAGGAGGCTTCTCGTGGACGCGGCGGGAATTGAAGCAGGCCGGCAACGGTGGCGCGCCCGGTACGAGGCCGCGGGCCTGGCCGAACGCACGACCCTCTCCGGCATTCCGCTCGAACCGGTGTACGGACCACCGTCCGGCGCGGCGGATCCGCGATTCGACCGCATCGGATGGCCGGGGGAATTTCCCTATACCCGTGGGCTGTATCCCACCGGATACCGCGGACGGCCTTGGACGATACGGCAATTCGCCGGCTTCGGCACCGCCGAGCAGACGAATGCGCGCTACCGGATGATTCTGGCCGGCGGCGGCACCGGGCTCTCCGTGGCGTTCGACATGCCGACCCTGATGGGTCGGGACTCCGACGATCCGCGTGCAGCCGGCGAGGTCGGGCACTGCGGCGTCGCGGTCGATTCGGCGGCCGACATGGACACCCTGTTCGCCGGCATCCCGCTTGATAAGGTCACGGTCTCCATGACAATCAGTGGACCGGCGCTGCCCATCTTCTGCATGTACCTGGTCGCCGCCGAGCGGCAAGGGGTTGACCGGCGCACCCTGAACGGTACGCTACAGACCGATATTCTCAAGGAATACATCGCCCAGAAGGAATGGCTGTTCCCGCCGGAACCGCACCTGCGCCTCATCGGCGATTTATTGGAGTTTTGTGCGCAGGAGATGCCCGCATACAAGCCGCTGTCGGTGTCCGGCTATCACATCCGTGAGGCAGGTGCCACGGCCGTGCAGGAATTGGCCTTCACCTTGGCGGACGGATTCGGGTACGTCGAACTCGGCCGGTCCCGCGGTCTGGACGCCGACGCCGTCGCCCCGCTGCTCTCGTTCTTTTTCGACGCGCACATCGACTTCTTCGAAGAAATTGCCAAGTTCCGCGCAGCCCGCCGGATTTGGGCGCGGTGGATGCGTGACCGGTACGGCGCCCGGCGGGAGCGGGCATGGTGGCTTCGCTTTCACACCCAGACCGCAGGGGTGTCTCTGACCGCTCAGCAGCCGGCGAATAACGTGGTCCGGACCGCGATCGAGGCGCTCGCCGCCGTGCTGGGCGGCACGAACTCGCTGCACACCAACGCGTTCGATGAAGTGTTGGCGTTGCCGACTGAGCACGCTGCGCAGGTCGCTCTTCGCACCCAGCAGGTGATTGCCGAGGAGACCGGCGTCACGCACGTCATCGACCCGCTCGGCGGTTCCTGGTACGTCGAGGAGCTCACCGATCGGCTCGACGCGGAGGCGGAGAACATATTCGCGGAAATCCAGCAGCTCAGCGCGGATGGAACAATGCTCTCCGGAATTCTCCGCGGGATCGAGACCGGATGGTTCACCGACCAGATCGCCCGTGCCGCGTTCGAGCAGCAGCAGGCGATCGAGTCCGGCGAGCGGCGGATCGTCGGCGTCAACTGCTTCACCGACACGGTCGACGCGCCCGTCGAGATCCTTCGCATTCCGCCGGAGGTGGAGGAGGACCAACGGCGGCGGCTCGCTGCGCGGAAAGCCCATCGTGACGAGTCGGCGGTGCGCAGAGCCCTCACCGCATTACGGACCGCCGCGCGCAGCACGGAGAACCTTGTACCGCCGATGCTTGACGCCGTCCGTGCCGAAGCAACGCTGGGCGAAATCTGCGGAGTCCTCTACGACGAATGGGGCGGTTACGAAGAAACTCCCCGGTTTTAGCCGATCGAGCGGGCCGCGTTGTCCGCCGAGCGGCCGTCGTCGAACGGCCGCCGCCGAGCAGGTCATGCCGCGCCGAGCCGGTCACGGCAGGCGCTGAGCGGTTCAGGCCGTTCTGCGAAAATGGCAGCATGACTTCGGACTTCTCATCGGCGCGTTTTGCGGGCGCGGTCGCCCTCGACGCTCTTGCCCAGCAACGGTCCGCTGCGCCGTCGTCGGCGGCACCGACCTCGGGGGCGTCAAGCTCCGGCGCGACCGTCGTCGACGTCACCGAGGCGACCTTTCAACGCGAGGTCGTCGAGCGGTCGATGACCGTGCCGGTGGTCATCGACTTCTGGGCCGGGTGGTGCGGCCCGTGCCGTCAGCTCAGCCCGATTCTGGAGCGGCTCGCCGCCGAGGGCGGCGGCTCCTGGGTCCTCGCGAAGATTGACGTCGATGCCAACCCGCGGCTTGCAGCCGCGGCGGGCGTGCAAGGCATTCCGGCGGTCAAGGCCGTCTGGCAGGGTCAGATCATCGGCGAGTTCACCGGGGCGATTCCGGAAGCGCAGGTGCGCGGCTGGATCCGGGAGTTGCTGTCGGTGACCGGCAACTCCGCGGGAACGGTGCCGCCGGCGGATCCGCTGCGTTCCCAGGCGGACGAGGCGCTCCGCGCCGGCAATTACGATGCGGCGATCGCCGCCTTCGAGAAGATCCTTGCCGAACGTCCCGGCGATTCCGACGCAAAGAGCGGTCTCGAACGGGCGAAGCTGCTCAAGCGCGTCGCCGGCGCCGATCGCAATGCCCTGCACGCGGCCGTCGCTGCCTCGCCGGACGACGTCGGCGCCCAGTGCGCGTTGGCTGATCTCGAGGTGGCGGACGGCGAGGTGGCGCACGGATTGCGCCGGCTCGTCGACCTCGTGGCCCGTACGGCAGGTGCTGATCGGGACGCCGCCCGCCGGCATCTGCTCGAGCTCTTCGACGCCGTCGGCCCCGACCACCCCGAGGTCGCCGCCGCGCGCGCGGCACTCAACCGCGTGCTCTTTTGAGCGCACCCCGGCGTCGGGTTACGGCTAACGGGCGCCCGTCGCCCGCGCCGCCGCACCCGCGGCGGAGCGGTGCGTGCGGTGGCCGGGATGCGCCTCACGGCTGAGCAAACCAGATAGTGGCCAACGGCGGCACCCGGATGACCGCAGACGCCGGCAATCCGTGGCTCGGCGTGGCCACGGCGTCA
Encoded proteins:
- a CDS encoding alpha/beta fold hydrolase, which gives rise to MTTTSPVSPPLVLLPAFPFTARMWDRVRPLLAATGVDVVTPDYRGAHDPAQLDGVEPSLDVLADDVVTLLDDRGVGQAIVGGVSMGGYVTMALARRHPERLAGVILADTRATADDETTRANRLAIAAQLEADGRVDVLVEKTLPGLPGATTKAERPELLAELQAITASVPAVTAAWWQRAMAVRPDSTETLRRLRVPALVIVGAEDVVSPPDAAAAMAMAVPDGRLVTIPAAGHLTPIEAPELFAGAVAGFVTELVSAAR
- a CDS encoding acetyl-CoA C-acetyltransferase — protein: MAVIVAGARTPIGRLLGSLAELSAVQLGGAAIRAALERGGAPPSEVDYVIMGQVLQAGAGQIPARQAAVAAGIPLTVPALTLNKVCLSGLNAIALAGQLADAGECDVIVAGGMESMTNAPHLLPGLRRGLRYGDGKLLDAMAVDGLVDAFDHLSMGESTERHNARYGITREAQDAFAARSHQLAAAARDSGRFDAEIVPVPVPSRRGESRIVQTDEGIRPETTPEILAKLPPAFTPDGTITAGSSSQISDGACAVIVANRRVAEARGWPILAEIGAHGMVAGPDNSLHSQPARAIVRALNRDGLRVDDVALFEINEAFAAVVLASMHELGVDEEKVNVNGGAIALGHPIGASGARLVLHLALELRRRGGGIGVAGLCGGGGQGDALVLRVFP
- the meaB gene encoding methylmalonyl Co-A mutase-associated GTPase MeaB produces the protein MEIPAAARGAALQRTVAAARTGDPRAIGRLLSLVENTDPVCDDAPLQALWSAFPRPLACGYVLGVTGAPGVGKSTLVAALIAAFRRDGMRVGVLAVDPSSPFTGGALLGDRIRMHAHTTDPGVFLRSMAARGHLGGLAPATPMAIRLLEALGFDVVLVETVGVGQGEIAVARAVDTTLVVTAPGLGDAVQAAKAGVLEIADIFVANKADHPGADQTVRELRQTLAVESSGPDGWRRPVVRTVATRGDIDELVDAVRRHRDRLAQGGGRDRRRRRAADDVRALVFRHYAGRLTEVMTGAEFDALADRVAAGELDLLTAVRAVLADTRAAVARAVSPPATS
- a CDS encoding acyl-CoA mutase large subunit family protein; protein product: MDAAGIEAGRQRWRARYEAAGLAERTTLSGIPLEPVYGPPSGAADPRFDRIGWPGEFPYTRGLYPTGYRGRPWTIRQFAGFGTAEQTNARYRMILAGGGTGLSVAFDMPTLMGRDSDDPRAAGEVGHCGVAVDSAADMDTLFAGIPLDKVTVSMTISGPALPIFCMYLVAAERQGVDRRTLNGTLQTDILKEYIAQKEWLFPPEPHLRLIGDLLEFCAQEMPAYKPLSVSGYHIREAGATAVQELAFTLADGFGYVELGRSRGLDADAVAPLLSFFFDAHIDFFEEIAKFRAARRIWARWMRDRYGARRERAWWLRFHTQTAGVSLTAQQPANNVVRTAIEALAAVLGGTNSLHTNAFDEVLALPTEHAAQVALRTQQVIAEETGVTHVIDPLGGSWYVEELTDRLDAEAENIFAEIQQLSADGTMLSGILRGIETGWFTDQIARAAFEQQQAIESGERRIVGVNCFTDTVDAPVEILRIPPEVEEDQRRRLAARKAHRDESAVRRALTALRTAARSTENLVPPMLDAVRAEATLGEICGVLYDEWGGYEETPRF
- a CDS encoding tetratricopeptide repeat protein; the encoded protein is MTSDFSSARFAGAVALDALAQQRSAAPSSAAPTSGASSSGATVVDVTEATFQREVVERSMTVPVVIDFWAGWCGPCRQLSPILERLAAEGGGSWVLAKIDVDANPRLAAAAGVQGIPAVKAVWQGQIIGEFTGAIPEAQVRGWIRELLSVTGNSAGTVPPADPLRSQADEALRAGNYDAAIAAFEKILAERPGDSDAKSGLERAKLLKRVAGADRNALHAAVAASPDDVGAQCALADLEVADGEVAHGLRRLVDLVARTAGADRDAARRHLLELFDAVGPDHPEVAAARAALNRVLF